In Desulfobacteraceae bacterium, the DNA window GCCACGCCGACTTCTGGCAGGTCACCGGGGAGGCCCTGGATTTTGCCCTGGCCGCCCACAACATCCATGATGCGCCCCTCAGGGCCGATTTAATGGCCGCCTACCTGGAGCTGGACTGCTATCCGGAAGTACCCGCCACCCTGGACCAGCTCAAGGCGCGCGACATGCGAACTGCGATCCTTTCAAACGGCACCCCCAAAATGCTCGCGGCCGCGGTGGCCAACAGCGATCTCGAAAAGCGGATCGACGCCGTCCTGTCGGTGGAGGCCGTCAAGGTCTACAAGCCCGATCCGCGGGTCTATCAGTTGGCCGTGGACAGCCTGCAGCTGCCGGCCGAGGCGATCGTTTTTCTCTCCGCCAACGCCTGGGATGCCGCCGGCGCAGCCGCCTTCGGCCTGCGCGTCGCCTGGGTCAACCGTTTTGCGCAGCAACCCGAGCATCTGCCGGGCCATCCCGATGCGCAAATCATCTCCCTGGCGGCGCTGCCCGATCTGCTGGCTGCTTGAGGCCGCACCACCCGTTCACCGCTAACCAGACCGACTCCCAGCGAAAGGAGACCCCTCATGGCCGCTGAAACCTTCAAGGCGATGATTGTTACCGAAACCCCCGAAAAAACCTTTCAGCGCTGCATCCAGGAACGATCCATCGACCAGTTGCCCGACGGCGCGGTGCTCGTGCGGGTGCACTACTCCTCCCTGAACTACAAGGACGCGCTTTCCGCCACCGGCAACAAGGGGGTCACGCGCCGCTACCCCCACACCCCCGGAATCGATGCGGCCGGTGTCGTGGCCGCCAGCAGCAGCCCGGACTTTGCGCCCGGCGAGGAGGTCATCGTCACCAGCTACGACCTCGGCATGAACACCGCCGGCGGATTCGGTCAGTATATCCGGGTACCGGCGGAATGGGTCGTCAAACGCCCCCAGGGCCTCTCCCTGCGCGAGAGCATGATCTTCGGCACGGCCGGGTTCACGGCCGGGCTTGCGATCCTCAAGCTGACGGCGGCCGGCCTCACCCCGGCGGCCGGCGAGGTGCTGGTCACCGGGGCCAGCGGCGGCGTGGGCAGCCTGGCGGTGGCGATCCTGGCCCATCTGGGTTTCAGCGTCGTGGGGGTCAGCGGCAAACCCCGGGGAGCCGACTTTCTGGCCAGCCTGGGGGCCAAGGAAACGATCTCGCGCGAGGCGGCCATCGACAGCAGCGGCCGTCCGCTGCTGCGCACCCGCTGGGCCGGGGTGGTGGACACCGTCGGCGGCGAGATGCTGGCCACCGCCCTCAAATCGACGGACCTAAACGGCACCCTGACCTGCTGCGGCAACGTGGGCGGCCCGGCCCTCAACACCACCGTATTTCCCTTCATTCTGCGGGGCGTCGGCCTGCTGGGGATCGACTCCCAGAACTGCCCCATGAACCAGCGGCAGCAGGTCTGGCAAAAACTCGCCGCCGCCTGGCGCCCGGAGGCCCTGCACTCAATGGCCGAGGAGGTCGACCTGGAAAGGCTCGACCCCAAAATCGACCAAATCCTCACCGGCGGCCTCACGGGGCGGGTGGTGGTCAACCTGAACCCCTGAGCGGCGCAGCCGCGACCGCCATCCGGGTCAGCCGCAGCGCCCCCAGGGGCGCACCGCGGCCGACGCACCGGCAACACGGCCCGCCGATGCCGGTCCGGCCCCCGACCAGTGGAGATGATGATGCCGTTATCGGTGGTGGATCTCTATACCAAAGTGCTGCCCCGCACCAACTGCCGCGACTGCGGCCACCCCACCTGCCTGGCGTTCGCCAGCATGGTGGTTTCCGAGCAGCTGCCGCTGGCGAAGTGCCCGCATCTTTCCGCGCAAACGGTGGCCCGCTATCAGCCGATCCTGGACGCCCAGCACGCCCAGGGCAAATGGACCAAAAGGGACCTGGCCGCCGACGCCCTCCAGTGGGCCCGGGAGCGCTCGGCCGGCATGCGTCTGGAAGATCTCCCGGCGCGCATCGGGGGCCGGCTGCTGCACACCGCGGACGGTCAACCGGCGCTGGAACTGCCCTACTTCACCGACACGGTTGTGATCCGACCGCAGGGGATCCACAAAAAGAACGGAACGGCCCTCAACCGCTGGGAGCAGGTCTTCATTTACAACCACCTCGCCCAGGGCGGCAGCGCCCTACCCGCTGAGGACTGGCGGGGGTTGGAGCAGATCCCCAACACCGTTTCCAAAATCAAGTCCATGCAGCGCCACGTGGAGACACCCCTGGTGGCCCGCTTCCGGGGGCACCTGGAGGCGCTTGGCCGGGCGGCCCGCGCCCTGGGGGCCAAAGACGTCACCGGCCAGGTGGGGTCCGCCGACGCCGCCTTTCGATTCCAGCCCCTGCCCCGCATCCCGCTGCTGCTCCTCTTCTGGGAAGAAGCACCGGCCGACGGTCTCGCAGCCGGGGTCAAGCTGCTCTTCGACGCCACCATCACCGAGCATCTGGACATCGAATCGATCCTGTTTCTCAGCGAGCGTCTGCGGCAGCTGCTCTGCGACGAGGGGGACGACAGGTGAAACGGGATTTTGAGGGCGGATGTGACGCCACGACAGGGGTGGCCCCCCCCGTAAAAAAGAGCAG includes these proteins:
- a CDS encoding haloacid dehalogenase type II, whose amino-acid sequence is MSQPKTISGISACVFDAYGTLFDVHSAVGRHRPRLGRQADEVSALWRNRQLEYTWLRSLMGRHADFWQVTGEALDFALAAHNIHDAPLRADLMAAYLELDCYPEVPATLDQLKARDMRTAILSNGTPKMLAAAVANSDLEKRIDAVLSVEAVKVYKPDPRVYQLAVDSLQLPAEAIVFLSANAWDAAGAAAFGLRVAWVNRFAQQPEHLPGHPDAQIISLAALPDLLAA
- a CDS encoding YhdH/YhfP family quinone oxidoreductase translates to MAAETFKAMIVTETPEKTFQRCIQERSIDQLPDGAVLVRVHYSSLNYKDALSATGNKGVTRRYPHTPGIDAAGVVAASSSPDFAPGEEVIVTSYDLGMNTAGGFGQYIRVPAEWVVKRPQGLSLRESMIFGTAGFTAGLAILKLTAAGLTPAAGEVLVTGASGGVGSLAVAILAHLGFSVVGVSGKPRGADFLASLGAKETISREAAIDSSGRPLLRTRWAGVVDTVGGEMLATALKSTDLNGTLTCCGNVGGPALNTTVFPFILRGVGLLGIDSQNCPMNQRQQVWQKLAAAWRPEALHSMAEEVDLERLDPKIDQILTGGLTGRVVVNLNP
- a CDS encoding DUF3786 domain-containing protein, with protein sequence MMMPLSVVDLYTKVLPRTNCRDCGHPTCLAFASMVVSEQLPLAKCPHLSAQTVARYQPILDAQHAQGKWTKRDLAADALQWARERSAGMRLEDLPARIGGRLLHTADGQPALELPYFTDTVVIRPQGIHKKNGTALNRWEQVFIYNHLAQGGSALPAEDWRGLEQIPNTVSKIKSMQRHVETPLVARFRGHLEALGRAARALGAKDVTGQVGSADAAFRFQPLPRIPLLLLFWEEAPADGLAAGVKLLFDATITEHLDIESILFLSERLRQLLCDEGDDR